In a single window of the Pieris rapae chromosome 9, ilPieRapa1.1, whole genome shotgun sequence genome:
- the LOC111001127 gene encoding juvenile hormone esterase, whose protein sequence is MAVVKTQQGMLRGISCNSENSSFHAFKGIPYAKPPIGKLRFKAPLPPEPWTGVRDASEHGPVCPHYNERLDKIETGSEDCLYLNVYTKTVNNKKRLPVLVWIHGGGFYTGSGNSEFYGPDFFMEHDIVMVTFNYRLEVFGFLCLDNEEVPGNAGLKDQVAALKWIKNNITSFGGDPENVTIFGCSAGAASTSYHMISDMSSGLFSKAICQSGVCLNEWSYNIYARQRAFQLGKLLGKDTEEVDELLKFLRNVPAESLINVKLPAINTDYPDISDGLMFSPVVENSNLNVEKFISEYPPTLIKKGHVAKIPLMLGYTSADGIEVCRDFPKSLPFFSKEGIVIPREIKLNMSLNEMKILDEKIRLKYFGSTTITDKMLEECVNLTTDIVFAYNTRRLARYHFKNTSMPIYFYKFTAETERNYMKKKYKMEQVPGVCHGDDQYYQFNVKNIDIPLTIDSKAVVENVVKLWVNFASYGNPTPDCADVEWKPFTEHEKNCFIIDRYLKCTVNVDEEKMLFWDEIYREQRI, encoded by the exons ATGGCGGTCGTCAAAACACAGCAAGGAATGCTGAGAGGTATTAGTTGTAACTCCGAAAATAGCAGTTTTCATGCTTTTAAAGGAATACCATATGCAAAACCTCCTATCGGAAAATTGAGATTCAAG GCACCACTGCCACCGGAGCCCTGGACAGGTGTACGGGATGCCTCCGAACACGGGCCAGTATGCCCACATTATAACGAACGGCTCGACAAAATAGAAACGGGAAGCGAAGATTGCCTCTATCTTAATGTCTACACAAAAACAGTGAACAATAAGAAACGTTTACCCGTTTTGGTTTGGATTCACGGTGGAGGATTCTACACTGGATCAGGGAATTCAGAATTTTATGGCCccgatttttttatggaacatgATATTGTTATGGTAACTTTCAATTACCGACTAGAAGTTTTTGGTTTTCTTTGCCTAGATAATGAGGAGGTACCAGGTAACGCAGGCCTCAAAGACCAAGTCGCAGCACTGAAatggataaaaaataatataacttcatTTGGAGGAGACCCTGAAAACGTAACAATTTTTGGATGCAGTGCCGGAGCGGCCTCTACATCTTACCACATGATATCTGATATGAGTTCTGGACTATTCAGCAAAGCAATTTGTCAAAGCGGTGTATGTCTTAACGAGTGGAGCTATAATATTTACGCTCGTCAAAGAGCTTTCCAATTAGGAAAATTACTGGGTAAAGACACTGAAGAGGTTGATGAGTTACTAAAGTTTCTGAGAAATGTACCTGCTGAATCTTTGATCAATGTTAAGTTACCCGCAATCAACACCGATTACCCTGATATAAGCGACGGTTTAATGTTTTCACCCGTCGTTgaaaattctaatttaaatgtagaaaAATTCATCAGCGAATACCCGCctacattaattaagaaaGGACATGTAGCTAAAATTCCCTTGATGTTGGGATATACATCAGCAGATGGCATTGAAGTTTGTCGTGATTTTCCGAAATCTTTACCTTTCTTTTCAAAAGAGGGTATTGTTATACCCAgagaaatcaaattaaatatgtcaTTAAATGAGATGAAAATTTTAGACGAAAAGATACGACTTAAATACTTCGGAAGTACGACCATTACAGACAAAATGCTCGAAGAATGTGTAAATTTAACAACGGACATTGTTTTTGCTTACAATACAAGAAGGTTAGCACGGTAccattttaaaaacacatcAATGCcgatttatttctataaattcaCAGCAGAAACCGAACGAAATTACATgaagaagaaatataaaatggaaCAGGTGCCTGGAGTATGTCATGGAGATGATCAATATTAccaatttaatgttaaaaatattgatattccTTTAACAATCGATTCCAAAGCTGTTGTAGAGAATGTTGTTAAATTATGGGTCAATTTTGCAAGCTATGG